In Castanea sativa cultivar Marrone di Chiusa Pesio chromosome 6, ASM4071231v1, a single window of DNA contains:
- the LOC142637851 gene encoding uncharacterized protein LOC142637851, translated as MYLEDLYYAHPPSQYQSMYSSSKIPLHGSGVLTAKSSSQLNTRKRKQVSDTSASAGLETSRSELIFPRLTQSPLRMFQLFDSDSDDPPSCDNVSGEVRKIGQCSKIGQCSTGRQSNSDHSATLSEQKRKESANINQTEDLWKDFCPTKGFGIPTPAFDEVCEEYFQSLKDKNVSQRPSYVGSSNNDGHHSNIQNDEQVWDSDDPLPPAHHYFFHHDPRIQNLVHNRLPNFSPHGVINNRKYQRPNASAIDYMRQFNNEEASKRQATQKLNVEKSSTRGRNKFKKSNTEDIVLASGGWMDPKQNATQKININRSTNGRSKSRKSHAKEVSQAPGSWVEPKSHASSPKDVGKRRVQANGESAGHWFTNSDGRKVYITRSGQELTGQSAYRQYRMETI; from the exons ATGTACTTGGAGGACTTGTATT ATGCACATCCACCATCACAGTACCAATCTATGTACAGCAGTTCAAAGATCCCATTGCATGGAAGTGGGGTCTTAACCGCTAAATCATCTAGCCAGTTAAACACAAGGAAAAGGAAACAGGTTTCTGATACCTCAGCTTCTGCGGGTTTGGAGACGAGCCGCAGTGAGTTAATATTCCCAAGATTAACTCAGAGTCCTCTTCGAATGTTCCAGTTATTTGATTCTGACTCTGATGATCCGCCTAGTTGTGACAATGTGAGCGGAGAAGTTCGTAAAATTGGTCAGTGCTCAAAAATTGGTCAGTGCTCAACAGGACGACAATCAAACTCTGACCATTCTGCAACTTTGAGtgaacaaaagagaaaagaatcaGCTAACATAAATCAAACTGAGGATTTATGGAAAGATTTCTGTCCAACAAAGGGTTTTGGCATTCCAACACCTGCTTTTGATGAGGTTTGTGAAGAATACTTCCAATCTTTGAAGGATAAGAATGTATCCCAGAGACCGAGTTATGTAGGTTCTAGTAACAATGATGGCCATCACAGTAACATCCAAAATGATGAACAAGTATGGGATTCAGATGACCCCCTTCCTCCTGCCCATCACTATTTTTTCCATCATGATCCAAGGATTCAGAACTTAGTCCACAATCGCTTACCCAACTTTTCTCCACATGGTGTCATTAACAACAGAAAATATCAGCGGCCTAATGCATCAGCAATCGATTACAT GAGACAATTTAACAATGAAGAAGCTTCCAAACGGCAGGCAACTCAGAAACTGAATGTTGAGAAAAGCAGCACAAGGggaagaaataaatttaaaaaatcaaatactgAAGATATCGTGCTTGCTTCTGGAGGCTGGATGGACCCCAAACAGAATGCAACTCAGAAAATCAATATAAACAGGTCAACAAACGGAAGAAGTAAATCAAGAAAATCGCATGCCAAAGAAGTTTCACAAGCTCCTGGAAGTTGGGTGGAACCAAAAAGCCATGCTAGCTCACCAAAGGATGTGGGCAAAAGACGGGTTCAAGCAAATGGCGAGTCTGCAGGTCATTGGTTTACAAACTCAGATGGAAGGAAG GTTTATATCACTAGAAGTGGGCAGGAATTGACAGGTCAAAGTGCTTATAGGCAATACCGGATG GAGACAATTTAA